A section of the Oryza sativa Japonica Group chromosome 1, ASM3414082v1 genome encodes:
- the LOC4327884 gene encoding proline-rich receptor-like protein kinase PERK8: MGMVGAYADPFLPPKMALSAYAAPMGEYGQPQPQPAPRPPACPYSSSSSSPPPVSASYHSWPPATSASPVSSPPPVSSPPESFPSSPPPALSPPPPDAPPPSLPPSPPPSPPPSPPHVEVQAPPPPMTTDQPHVQPRVYPSPPPPSLPPPPPQTFSPPSPPPFHPPSSSPAPAPVPAAVVYPPPPPPRIASPPPPRNHIKPHYVPRSSARSHSNSTRASSGAGKNIEISREAATTIVALAGLAMLSFVGATIWFVKKKRRRIEPPASLPTQQPAPPPPPNYFPSSGGSSLTSDAFFISPGYHPVRLFSAGSHGYPYSPADSAIGYSRMLFTPENLAEFTNGFAEQNLLGEGGFGCVYKGILPDNRLVAVKKLKIGNGQGEREFKAEVDTISRVHHRHLVSLVGYCIADGQRMLVYDFVPNNTLYYHLHVSEAAVLDWRTRVKISAGAARGIAYLHEDCHPRIIHRDIKSSNILLDDNFEAQVSDFGLARLAADSNTHVTTRVMGTFGYLAPEYALSGKLTAKSDVYSFGVVLLELITGRKPVDASQPLGDESLVEWARPLLLKAIEHREFGDLPDPRMENRFDENEMYHMIGAAAACIRHSAAMRPRMGQVVRALDSLADSNLNNGLQPGRSEVFLEPQSEEIRLFQLREFGSRDCSDEMSQASWRSRRDL; encoded by the exons ATGGGGATGGTCGGAGCCTACGCGGATCCCTTCCTGCCTCCGAAGATGGCCTTGTCGGCGTACGCCGCGCCGATGGGGGAGTATggccagccgcagccgcagccggcgccgcgcccgccggccTGCCCGtactcgtcttcctcctcctcgccgccgccggtctccgCGTCGTACCATTCTTGGCCTCCGGCGACGTCAGCTTCGCCGGTGAGTAGCCCACCTCCGGTCTCCTCTCCGCCAGAGTCGTttccgtcatcgccgccgccggcattgtcgccgccgccgccggacgctcctcccccatcgctcccgccgtctccgccgccgtccccaccCCCGTCGCCGCCCCATGTGGAGgtgcaagcgccgccgccgccgatgacaaCTGACCAGCCGCACGTCCAGCCCCGCGTGTACCCAtcacccccgccgccgtctctcCCCCCACCTCCGCCTCAGACCttctcgccgccatcgccacctccATTTCacccaccgtcgtcgtcgcccgctccagctccagtgcctgCTGCTGTAGTCtatccgcctcctcccccaccaagaatcgcctctccaccgccgccgcgtaaTCACATCAAGCCACATTACGTGCCGCGGTCATCTGCGAGGTCGCATTCGAATTCGACCCGCGCATCAAGTGGCGCCGGCAAGAACATCGAGATATCGAGGGAGGCAGCCACCACAATTGTAGCACTTGCCGGGCTTGCCATGCTCAGCTTTGTCGGCGCTACAATTTGGTTCGTCAAGAAGAAGCGCCGGCGGATAGAGCCTCCTGCATCACTGCCGACGCAGCAgccagctccgccgccaccgccaaacTACTTTCCCTCTTCCGGTGGATCCTCGCTAACGTCAG ATGCATttttcatatcacctggatatcATCCGGTCAGGTTGTTCAGTGCGGGGAGCCATGGGTATCCATATTCACCAGCTGATTCTGCCATTGGGTACTCTAGGATGCTATTCACCCCAGAAAATTTGGCAGAATTCACAAATGGCTTTGCAGAGCAAAACCTTTTGGGAGAAGGTGGATTTGGGTGTGTTTACAAGGGCATCTTGCCAGACAATCGCCTTGTGGCTGTCAAGAAGCTCAAAATTGGGAATGGGCAAGGAGAACGTGAGTTCAAGGCCGAAGTTGATACTATCAGCAGAGTACATCATAGACATTTGGTTTCACTAGTAGGCTACTGCATAGCAGATGGCCAGCGGATGCTTGTTTATGATTTTGTTCCAAACAATACGCTTTATTACCATCTCCATG TAAGTGAAGCGGCAGTTCTTGATTGGCGAACAAGGGTTAAGATTTCGGCCGGAGCAGCCCGTGGAATTGCTTATCTGCATGAAGACT GTCATCCTCGGATTATACATAGAGATATTAAATCATCCAATATTTTATTGGATGACAACTTCGAAGCTCAG GTTTCTGATTTTGGACTTGCAAGGCTAGCAGCTGACTCCAATACGCATGTCACGACACGTGTCATGGGTACATTTGG GTATTTGGCTCCAGAGTATGCGTTGTCTGGCAAGTTGACTGCAAAATCTGATGTATATTCTTTTGGAGTCGTTCTTTTGGAGCTTATTACAGGAAGAAAACCTGTTGATGCTTCCCAGCCACTGGGAGATGAGAGCCTTGTTGAGTGG gcTCGGCCCCTTCTCCTCAAGGCAATTGAACATCGAGAATTTGGTGACCTCCCTGATCCAAGGATGGAAAACAGGTTTGATGAAAATGAGATGTATCATATGATAGGAGCTGCAGCTGCATGCATTCGTCATTCTGCAGCAATGAGACCGCGGATGGGGCAG GTGGTTAGAGCACTAGATAGTTTAGCAGACTCTAACTTGAACAATGGCCTTCAACCTGGCCGCAGTGAAGTATTCTTAGAACCACAGTCCGAAGAAATTAGATTGTTCCAGCTGAGAGAATTCGGCAGCCGAGATTGTAGTGACGAGATGAGCCAAGCTAGCTGGAGAAGCCGAAGAGATTTGTAA
- the LOC4327885 gene encoding zinc finger CCCH domain-containing protein 10 → MAYETSSDHQLAAAAEFLAALQVHLAGAEASSPTWGGRCAYDEDFMMYEFKVRRCPRSRAHEWTSCPYAHPGEAARRRDPSHVTYTGEPCPDFRVAARAACPRGSGCPFAHGTFETWLHPSRYRTRPCRSGMLCARPVCFFAHNDKELRIVGDDAAAATPSPRSPFTTSEDSPPPSPMDMKQIVLAMQQMDARKATRSVAPKTDMLQQELEEDAPELGWVSDLLM, encoded by the coding sequence ATGGCATACGAGACGTCGTCTGACCACcagcttgcggcggcggcggagtttcTAGCCGCGCTGCAGgtgcacctcgccggcgccgaggcGTCGTCGCCGACGTGGGGGGGCCGGTGCGCGTACGACGAGGACTTCATGATGTACGAGTTCAAGGTCCGGCGGTGCCCTCGCTCGCGGGCGCACGAGTGGACGTCGTGCCCGTACGCCCACCCGGGCGAGGCCGCGCGGCGCCGCGACCCGAGCCACGTCACCTACACCGGCGAGCCGTGCCCGGActtccgcgtcgccgcccgcgccgcatGCCCGCGCGGCTCCGGGTGCCCGTTCGCGCACGGGACCTTCGAGACGTGGCTGCACCCGTCGCGCTACCGCACGCGGCCGTGCCGCTCCGGCATGCTGTGCGCTCGCCCGGTATGCTTCTTCGCCCACAACGACAAGGAGCTGCGGATCGTGGGCgacgacgctgccgccgccacgccctcGCCGAGGTCCCCGTTCACGACGTCGGAGGACTCACCTCCGCCGTCTCCGATGGACATGAAGCAGATTGTCCTTGCAATGCAACAGATGGATGCGAGGAAGGCGACGCGATCGGTCGCTCCAAAAACGGACATGTTACAGCAGGAGCTGGAAGAGGACGCTCCGGAACTGGGATGGGTGTCTGACCTGTTGATGTGA